A stretch of Camelina sativa cultivar DH55 chromosome 18, Cs, whole genome shotgun sequence DNA encodes these proteins:
- the LOC109130540 gene encoding ABC transporter C family member 4-like has translation MSVCQIGFDTFPVCLNCMHSLYAESLNSVLLWAIYMNCFVENKMVSVERIKQFTDIPSESEWERKENLPHLNWPFHGSVHLEDLKVRYRPNTPLMLKGISTRLVVDLKLQLTKERILEDKWLLVLYVYEFFFPNVLD, from the exons ATGAGTGTTTGTCAAATTGGATTCGACACTTTCCCTGTTTGTTTAAATTGCATGCATTCACTATATGCTGAATCCCTGAACTCGGTTCTGTTATGGGCAATATACATGAACTGCTTTGTTGAGAACAAGATGGTTTCTGTTGAAAGGATCAAACAATTCACTGACATTCCATCTGAATCCGAGTGGGAGCGCAAAGAAAACCTTCCCCATTTGAATTGGCCCTTCCATGGCAGTGTACATCTGGAAGACCTCAAG GTGCGCTACAGACCGAACACTCCACTTATGCTCAAGGGAATCAGTACTAGGCTTGTGGTTGATCTGAAGCTACAGTTGACGAAGGAGAGAATTCTCGAAGACAAATGGCTTCTTGTTCTTTAcgtttatgaattttttttcccaaatgtTCTcgattga